Proteins found in one Triticum aestivum cultivar Chinese Spring chromosome 4D, IWGSC CS RefSeq v2.1, whole genome shotgun sequence genomic segment:
- the LOC123100765 gene encoding L-gulonolactone oxidase 2 produces MEGGRVLMVLLLWLLVSLAGSSPPPEPVVCDYAYGTSGCTVSNAYGSFPDHTVCRAADATFPRTEEELVAAVAAAAAAKRKVKVATKHSHSFPKLACPGGNDGAIISTARLNRTVSVDAAKGLMTVESGMVLRDLIQAAAQAGLALPHSPYWSGLTIGGLLATGAHGSSLKGKGGAVHEYVVGMRIVTPAPASQGFAVVRELRAHDPDLDAAKVSLGVLGVVSQVTLALQPMFKRSVTFVTCDDSDLAEQATKWGNLHEFGDMAWLPEQRKVIYRKDDRVAITSAGDGLNNYIAFRSNPTAALMAARVTEELLEKNASAIARCKAAHKMVSSFETVAYGFTNNGHLFTGYPVVGFQHRIQASGACVGSPEDMLLTSCPWDPRTRGLHFYSNAYSIALSKVSAFIADMKQLRERNPLAFCGIDAKMGMLLRYVKASSAYLGKSEDSIDFDITYYRSYTRGEPSPHSDVLDELQQMALRKYGAIPHWGKNRNFAFEGAIDKYPKADKFLEVKGRYDPDGIFSSEWSDQVLGISGSPIIVEKGCAIEGLCICSEHLHCAPEKGYYCRPGKVYTEARVCSFQPI; encoded by the exons ATGGAAGGTGGCCGGGTGCTTATGGTTCTCCTCCTGTGGCTCTTGGTCAGCCTCGCTGGCTCCAGCCCTCCGCCGGAGCCAGTGGTCTGTGACTATGCCTATGGCACGTCCGGCTGCACTGTCTCCAACGCGTACGGCTCCTTCCCTGACCACACCGTCTGCCGCGCGGCCGACGCCACCTTCCCGCGCACCGAGGAGGAGCTTGTCGCAGCCGTGGCAGCCGCGGCGGCTGCCAAGCGCAAGGTGAAGGTGGCCACCAAGCACTCCCACAGCTTCCCCAAGCTGGCCTGCCCCGGCGGGAACGACGGCGCCATCATCAGCACGGCGCGGCTCAACAGGACAGTGAGCGTCGACGCCGCCAAGGGGCTGATGACGGTGGAGAGCGGCATGGTGCTCCGGGACCtcatacaagcggccgcccaagctgGGCTTGCGCTGCCGCACTCGCCCTACTGGTCAGGCCTCACCATCGGGGGCCTGCTGGCCACGGGCGCGCACGGCAGTTCGCTCAAGGGTAAGGGCGGCGCTGTGCATGAGTACGTGGTCGGGATGAGGATCGTCACGCCGGCGCCCGCCAGCCAAGGGTTCGCGGTGGTACGGGAGCTCCGTGCCCACGATCCTGACCTGGACGCGGCCAAGGTCTCCCTCGGCGTCCTTGGCGTCGTTTCCCAG GTTACGCTGGCCTTGCAGCCCATGTTCAAGCGGTCAGTGACGTTTGTGACGTGCGACGACTCGGACCTGGCGGAGCAGGCCACCAAGTGGGGCAACCTCCATGAATTCGGCGACATGGCGTGGCTGCCCGAGCAGCGCAAGGTGATTTACCGTAAGGATGACCGTGTGGCCATCACGTCGGCAGGTGATGGCCTCAACAACTACATAGCCTTCCGCTCCAACCCAACGGCAGCGCTCATGGCCGCCAGAGTCACGGAGGAGCTTCTTGAGAAGAACGCCAGCGCCATCGCCCGATGCAAGGCAGCACACAAGATGGTATCATCGTTTGAGACAGTGGCGTACGGCTTCACCAACAACGGTCACCTGTTCACGGGGTACCCGGTGGTGGGGTTCCAGCACCGCATCCAAGCGTCCGGCGCGTGTGTCGGCAGCCCAGAAGACATGCTCCTTACCTCGTGCCCGTGGGACCCACGCACTCGGGGACTCCACTTCTACTCCAATGCATATAGCATCGCACTCTCCAAGGTGTCAGCGTTCATTGCCGACATGAAGCAGCTCCGCGAGCGCAACCCACTGGCCTTTTGCGGAATCGACGCCAAAATGGGTATGCTCCTCCGCTACGTGAAGGCATCTTCCGCCTATCTCGGCAAGTCGGAAGACTCGATCGACTTTGATATAACATACTACCGGAGTTACACCAGAGGCGAGCCCAGCCCGCATTCTGACGTGCTGGACGAGCTTCAACAGATGGCGCTACGCAAGTACGGAGCCATCCCCCATTGGGGCAAGAACCGCAACTTTGCGTTTGAAGGCGCCATTGACAAGTACCCCAAGGCCGACAAGTTCCTGGAGGTAAAGGGCAGGTATGACCCCGATGGGATTTTCTCTAGCGAATGGAGTGACCAGGTTCTCGGTATTAGTGGGAGCCCAATCATTGTCGAGAAGGGTTGCGCCATTGAGGGGCTTTGCATCTGCTCCGAGCACTTGCATTGTGCACCTGAGAAGGGCTACTACTGCCGCCCGGGGAAGGTGTACACGGAGGCAA